The following are encoded together in the Glycine max cultivar Williams 82 chromosome 8, Glycine_max_v4.0, whole genome shotgun sequence genome:
- the LOC100795051 gene encoding spermidine coumaroyl-CoA acyltransferase: protein MAYENATLTVANREVIFIKPSKPTPRTILSLSSIDNDPENNIFMQTLYVYQSPNYNSPNTTKLDPAKVIKEALSKALTYYYPLAGKLVKHADGKLRINCNTEGVPFIEAICNCNLSSLRYLDGNDVEIAKHFGIDFPSQDEFGNQYPLVFKVIKFLCGGFIFVVGCSHAVCDGTGLSQFLRAVAELASGKAEPSVKPVWERERLVGTFTSQPLRNPERSP from the coding sequence ATGGCATATGAGAATGCAACCCTCACTGTTGCTAACAGAGAGGTCATATTCATCAAACCTTCAAAACCCACTCCTAGAACCATTCTTTCACTGTCTAGCATTGACAATGATCCCGAGAACAATATCTTCATGCAAACCCTTTATGTATACCAATCTCCAAATTACAATTCCCCTAACACTACCAAACTTGACCCTGCAAAAGTGATCAAAGAGGCCCTCTCAAAGGCTCTCACTTACTATTATCCTTTAGCAGGAAAATTAGTAAAACATGCTGATGGAAAACTCAGAATCAACTGCAACACCGAAGGAGTTCCATTCATAGAGGCTATTTGTAACTGCAACCTCTCTTCTCTTCGTTACCTAGATGGCAACGACGTCGAAATCGCGAAACACTTTGGGATCGATTTTCCTTCTCAAGATGAATTTGGAAACCAATATCCTTTGGTTTTCAAGGTGATTAAGTTTCTCTGTGGGGGTTTCATCTTTGTAGTGGGGTGTTCACACGCTGTTTGTGACGGAACTGGGTTATCTCAGTTCTTACGAGCCGTAGCAGAACTTGCAAGCGGAAAAGCTGAACCCTCTGTGAAACCTGTGTGGGAAAGAGAGAGACTAGTGGGAACATTCACTAGTCAACCCTTGCGAAATCCCgaaaggtccccttaa
- the LOC121172597 gene encoding spermidine coumaroyl-CoA acyltransferase: protein MSLMKESDHGESTEKKGYTTFETLAAYIWRSRARALKLSYYGEAMLTIIVGARPHLKDPLPLGYYGNTTVEACVTLTVKELNERPLLEVVKLIRKTLKEVAFSSDYMRHSINSMEMKPMKFNYESGAILTLTDARHLGMLEKVDFGWKQPVNTMPVPCDMFGISGVWSIMAPSNLDPSMRASGGAKVYVCLPSATMPKFKEDMKALTRIQKRSSL from the coding sequence ATGAGTTTGATGAAAGAAAGTGACCATGGAGAAAGTACTGAGAAAAAAGGGTACACAACTTTTGAAACCCTAGCTGCGTACATCTGGAGGTCAAGAGCCAGAGCCTTGAAACTGAGCTACTATGGTGAAGCTATGCTGACTATCATAGTGGGGGCGAGACCACACTTGAAGGATCCTTTGCCCCTTGGATATTACGGAAACACCACCGTGGAAGCATGCGTTACGTTAACAGTGAAGGAGCTGAACGAAAGACCACTCTTGGAGGTTGTGAAACTCATCAGAAAGACCCTAAAGGAGGTTGCTTTCAGCAGTGATTATATGAGACACTCGATCAACAGTATGGAAATGAAACCAATGAAGTTTAATTACGAAAGTGGTGCAATATTGACTCTGACAGATGCGAGACATTTGGGTATGTTGGAGAAGGTTGATTTCGGGTGGAAGCAGCCAGTGAATACAATGCCAGTCCCATGCGACATGTTTGGAATTTCAGGTGTTTGGTCGATCATGGCTCCTAGTAATTTGGATCCTTCAATGAGAGCTAGTGGAGGAGCTAAGGTTTATGTTTGCCTACCTAGTGCTACCATGCCCAAGTTCAAGGAAGACATGAAAGCTCTTACACGTATCCAAAAGAGAAGTTCTCTATGa
- the LOC100795586 gene encoding metacaspase-3, which yields MMTSSVNINQGYYGTTNQFGYYPQPPQSLRPSYHIYGSKIAVLCRIRYHGKSYRLKGSVNDVKCMKYFLIKEFGFLSDSILMLTDDRDERNQLRTPTKYNIQMTMRWLIEGSQSGDSMVFHFSGHGTLEMNMYGDEIDGFDEAICPVDYEEQGKILDDEINAAIVRPLPRGAKFHAFIDACHSGTVLGLAFVCKMNREGYNTWEDQTSVDTCM from the exons ATGATGACTAGTTCGGTTAACATCAATCAGGGTTATTATGGGACAACTAATCAATTTGGGTATTATCCTCAGCCTCCTCAGTCACTAAGGCCATCATACCATATATATGGCTCAAAGATAGCTGTGCTATGTCGAATTCGCTATCATGGAAAGAGTTACAGACTAAAAGGCTCCGTGAATGATGTAAAATGCATGAAATACTTCCTGATTAAGGAGTTTGGGTTTCTTAGTGACTCCATTCTCATGCTCACAG ATGATAGAGACGAGAGAAACCAGTTAAGAACCCCAACGAAATATAACATTCAAATGACCATGAGATGGCTGATTGAGGGTAGCCAATCAGGGGATTCAATGGTGTTCCACTTCTCAGGACATGGCACACTGGAAATGAATATGTATGGGGATGAGATTGATGGGTTTGACGAAGCAATATGTCCTGTTGATTATGAAGAGCAGGGAAAGATACTCGATGATGAGATTAATGCTGCAATTGTTAGGCCACTACCACGAGGTGCTAAATTCCATGCCTTTATTGATGCATGCCATAGTGGGACTGTTCTTGGTTTAGCTTTTGTGTGCAAGATGAATAG GGAAGGTTATAACACATGGGAAGATCAAACCTCCGTAGATACCTGTATGTAA
- the LOC100796113 gene encoding metacaspase-3 isoform X1, with amino-acid sequence MASRQVRCNQCGSVLMVPAAAVRVVECRVCHGMNQIRPSTGPWSQVYNSFHQFGGRLRSFVNTIMPGSVNRNPGYYYGTTPQLGYYPQPLRPSYNVFGPKRAVLCGIRYHGQDSQQLNGTVNDVKNMNMFLVKYCGFPRESILILTDDMEERDPLKFPTKYNIQMAMRWLIEGSQSGDSLVFHFAGHGAQEPDMSGDELDRSDEVICPVDSREQGNILDDEINATIVRPLPRGAKLHAVIDSCHSGTVLDLAYVWSLREGYWTWDYQYYRVRRPNKDTSGGVAICISGCHDDQSSKETPALSGGYAFTGAFTYSFIYTMLNEPGLSYGRLLSAMRSIIRGIPNDPYASLFNTDFIFASRQDLQEPQLSSSMEFDVYATRVVL; translated from the exons atggcAAGTAGACAAGTAAGATGTAACCAGTGTGGATCAGTATTAATGGTTCCGGCGGCAGCGGTCCGTGTTGTTGAGTGCAGAGTGTGCCATGGCATGAACCAGATTCGACCCTCCACAGGTCCATGGAGTCAAGTATACAACTCCTTTCATCAGTTTGGAGGTCGTCTCAGAAGCTTTGTGAATACCATAATGCCTGGTTCAGTTAACAGAAATCCGGGTTATTATTATGGGACGACACCTCAATTAGGGTATTATCCTCAGCCACTAAGGCCATCATACAATGTATTTGGCCCAAAGAGGGCTGTCCTATGCGGAATTCGCTATCATGGGCAGGATAGCCAGCAGCTAAACGGCACCGTGAATGATGTTAAAAACATGAATATGTTTCTGGTTAAGTATTGTGGGTTTCCTAGGGAATCCATTCTCATTCTCACAG ATGATATGGAGGAGAGAGACCCGCTAAAATTCCCGACAAAATATAACATTCAAATGGCCATGAGGTGGCTGATTGAGGGTAGCCAGTCAGGGGATTCATTGGTGTTCCACTTCGCAGGGCATGGCGCTCAGGAACCGGATATGTCTGGAGATGAACTTGATAGGTCTGACGAAGTAATATGTCCTGTTGATTCCAGAGAGCAGGGAAATATACTTGATGATGAGATTAATGCTACAATTGTTAGGCCACTACCACGCGGTGCTAAACTTCATGCCGTTATTGATTCATGCCATAGTGGGACTGTTCTTGATTTAGCTTATGTTTGGAGCCTGAG GGAAGGCTATTGGACATGGGATTATCAATACTATCGAGTTCGTAGACCTAATAAAGACACAAGTGGAGGGGTAGCAATTTGCATTTCAGGTTGCCACGATGATCAATCGTCCAAAGAAACCCCT GCCTTAAGTGGTGGCTATGCGTTTACTGGCGCCTTTACTTATAGTTTCATCTATACCATGCTAAATGAACCTGGACTAAGTTATGGTCGCTTGCTCAGTGCCATGCGTTCTATCATCCGTGGGATACCAAATGACCCATATGCTTCGCTCTTTAATACAGATTTTATCTTTGCCTCAAGACAG GATTTGCAGGAGCCACAGCTATCCTCTTCCATGGAGTTTGATGTGTATGCAACCCGGGTTGTACTATGA
- the LOC100796113 gene encoding metacaspase-3 isoform X2, protein MASRQVRCNQCGSVLMVPAAAVRVVECRVCHGMNQIRPSTGPWSQVYNSFHQFGGRLRSFVNTIMPGSVNRNPGYYYGTTPQLGYYPQPLRPSYNVFGPKRAVLCGIRYHGQDSQQLNGTVNDVKNMNMFLVKYCGFPRESILILTDDMEERDPLKFPTKYNIQMAMRWLIEGSQSGDSLVFHFAGHGAQEPDMSGDELDRSDEVICPVDSREQGNILDDEINATIVRPLPRGAKLHAVIDSCHSGTVLDLAYVWSLREGYWTWDYQYYRVRRPNKDTSGGVAICISGCHDDQSSKETPVCLKWWLCVYWRLYL, encoded by the exons atggcAAGTAGACAAGTAAGATGTAACCAGTGTGGATCAGTATTAATGGTTCCGGCGGCAGCGGTCCGTGTTGTTGAGTGCAGAGTGTGCCATGGCATGAACCAGATTCGACCCTCCACAGGTCCATGGAGTCAAGTATACAACTCCTTTCATCAGTTTGGAGGTCGTCTCAGAAGCTTTGTGAATACCATAATGCCTGGTTCAGTTAACAGAAATCCGGGTTATTATTATGGGACGACACCTCAATTAGGGTATTATCCTCAGCCACTAAGGCCATCATACAATGTATTTGGCCCAAAGAGGGCTGTCCTATGCGGAATTCGCTATCATGGGCAGGATAGCCAGCAGCTAAACGGCACCGTGAATGATGTTAAAAACATGAATATGTTTCTGGTTAAGTATTGTGGGTTTCCTAGGGAATCCATTCTCATTCTCACAG ATGATATGGAGGAGAGAGACCCGCTAAAATTCCCGACAAAATATAACATTCAAATGGCCATGAGGTGGCTGATTGAGGGTAGCCAGTCAGGGGATTCATTGGTGTTCCACTTCGCAGGGCATGGCGCTCAGGAACCGGATATGTCTGGAGATGAACTTGATAGGTCTGACGAAGTAATATGTCCTGTTGATTCCAGAGAGCAGGGAAATATACTTGATGATGAGATTAATGCTACAATTGTTAGGCCACTACCACGCGGTGCTAAACTTCATGCCGTTATTGATTCATGCCATAGTGGGACTGTTCTTGATTTAGCTTATGTTTGGAGCCTGAG GGAAGGCTATTGGACATGGGATTATCAATACTATCGAGTTCGTAGACCTAATAAAGACACAAGTGGAGGGGTAGCAATTTGCATTTCAGGTTGCCACGATGATCAATCGTCCAAAGAAACCCCTGTAT GCCTTAAGTGGTGGCTATGCGTTTACTGGCGCCTTTACTTATAG
- the LOC100796640 gene encoding metacaspase-1 isoform X1 produces MEATSKCRGYKKGVLFPTSTSMHGCYASKNISISQPNGEAKAICMGCKEECHCLMPSRTTLHRCSVCLKVSNSTLGPHGLKKECAICRPVKKIGAKLLKLGDLGSSKKNGNLLSGSLLPPSMPSSSLALPSTSRYNKRAVLCGVSYRKRKFRLKGTINDISNMKELLIKNFKFPKECIRVLTEQEQNANLIPTKHNILESLNWLVKDCQAGDSLLFYFSGHGLQQPDFKEDEIDGFDETLCPVDFLREGMIIDNEINSTIVWPLKEGVTLHAIVDACHSGTILDLLFVYKHESGIWEDNKPPSKEPIRKHTSGGMAICLSACEDSQTAADSSVFGGKGMNGVLTYLFTKTIREYPGITYGGLLEKMHDEIKKINRSRCNNRILQHIFNRRIAQDPLLSSSEKFDVSTTMFKL; encoded by the exons ATGGAAGCTACATCTAAATGCAGAGGTTACAAAAAGGGTGTTTTATTTCCCACAAGCACTTCTATGCATGGTTGCTATGCCTCCAAAAATATCTCTATTTCTCAGCCAAATGGAGAAGCAAAAGCTATCTGCATGGGTTGCAAAGAAGAGTGTCACTGTTTAATGCCCTCAAGAACAACCTTACACCGTTGTTCTGTGTGCCTAAAGGTTAGCAATTCAACTTTGGGACCACATGGTTTAAAGAAAGAATGTGCAATATGCCGTCCAGTGAAGAAAATTGGAGCCAAATTGTTGAAACTTGGAGATCTAGGAAGttcaaagaaaaatggaaatttgCTGAGTGGGTCATTATTACCTCCTTCAATGCCCTCTTCTTCCTTAGCCTTGCCTAGCACTAGCAGATATAATAAACGTGCGGTTCTCTGTGGAGTTTCTTACAGAAAAAGGAAATTCAGACTCAAAGGAACCATTAATGACATTAGTAACATGAAGGAACTGCTTATCAAGAATTTTAAGTTTCCAAAGGAGTGCATACGTGTCCTCACAG AACAAGAGCAGAATGCCAATTTAATACCAACGAAACACAACATATTGGAGTCCTTAAACTGGCTTGTGAAGGACTGTCAGGCAGGAGATTCATTGCTCTTTTACTTCTCGGGACACGGTTTGCAACAACCAGATTTCAAAGAAGATGAAATCGATGGGTTTGATGAGACTCTTTGTCCTGTTGATTTTTTGAGGGAAGGAATGATCATTGACAATGAAATAAATTCTACCATAGTTTGGCCACTAAAGGAAGGTGTCACACTTCATGCTATTGTTGATGCTTGTCATAGTGGAACAATTCTTgatcttttgtttgtttataaaCATGAAAG TGGCATTTGGGAGGATAACAAGCCCCCTTCAAAAGAACCCATCAGAAAACATACAAGTGGAGGAATGGCAATTTGTCTTAGTGCTTGTGAAGATAGTCAGACAGCTGCTGATAGCTCA GTTTTTGGTGGAAAGGGAATGAATGGTGTTCTGACTTATCttttcacaaaaacaatcaGAGAATACCCTGGAATAACTTATGGGGGTCTCCTAGAAAAGATGCATGAcgaaattaaaaagattaaccGAAGCAGATGCAATAACCGCATATTGCAACATATCTTCAATCGTAGAATTGCACAG GATCCTCTTTTATCATCATCAGAGAAATTTGATGTTTCTACGACAATGTTCAAATTGTGA
- the LOC100796640 gene encoding metacaspase-1 isoform X2 — protein MEATSKCRGYKKGVLFPTSTSMHGCYASKNISISQPNGEAKAICMGCKEECHCLMPSRTTLHRCSVCLKVSNSTLGPHGLKKECAICRPVKKIGAKLLKLGDLGSSKKNGNLLSGSLLPPSMPSSSLALPSTSRYNKRAVLCGVSYRKRKFRLKGTINDISNMKELLIKNFKFPKECIRVLTEQEQNANLIPTKHNILESLNWLVKDCQAGDSLLFYFSGHGLQQPDFKEDEIDGFDETLCPVDFLREGMIIDNEINSTIVWPLKEGVTLHAIVDACHSGTILDLLFVYKHESGIWEDNKPPSKEPIRKHTSGGMAICLSACEDSQTAADSSGMNGVLTYLFTKTIREYPGITYGGLLEKMHDEIKKINRSRCNNRILQHIFNRRIAQDPLLSSSEKFDVSTTMFKL, from the exons ATGGAAGCTACATCTAAATGCAGAGGTTACAAAAAGGGTGTTTTATTTCCCACAAGCACTTCTATGCATGGTTGCTATGCCTCCAAAAATATCTCTATTTCTCAGCCAAATGGAGAAGCAAAAGCTATCTGCATGGGTTGCAAAGAAGAGTGTCACTGTTTAATGCCCTCAAGAACAACCTTACACCGTTGTTCTGTGTGCCTAAAGGTTAGCAATTCAACTTTGGGACCACATGGTTTAAAGAAAGAATGTGCAATATGCCGTCCAGTGAAGAAAATTGGAGCCAAATTGTTGAAACTTGGAGATCTAGGAAGttcaaagaaaaatggaaatttgCTGAGTGGGTCATTATTACCTCCTTCAATGCCCTCTTCTTCCTTAGCCTTGCCTAGCACTAGCAGATATAATAAACGTGCGGTTCTCTGTGGAGTTTCTTACAGAAAAAGGAAATTCAGACTCAAAGGAACCATTAATGACATTAGTAACATGAAGGAACTGCTTATCAAGAATTTTAAGTTTCCAAAGGAGTGCATACGTGTCCTCACAG AACAAGAGCAGAATGCCAATTTAATACCAACGAAACACAACATATTGGAGTCCTTAAACTGGCTTGTGAAGGACTGTCAGGCAGGAGATTCATTGCTCTTTTACTTCTCGGGACACGGTTTGCAACAACCAGATTTCAAAGAAGATGAAATCGATGGGTTTGATGAGACTCTTTGTCCTGTTGATTTTTTGAGGGAAGGAATGATCATTGACAATGAAATAAATTCTACCATAGTTTGGCCACTAAAGGAAGGTGTCACACTTCATGCTATTGTTGATGCTTGTCATAGTGGAACAATTCTTgatcttttgtttgtttataaaCATGAAAG TGGCATTTGGGAGGATAACAAGCCCCCTTCAAAAGAACCCATCAGAAAACATACAAGTGGAGGAATGGCAATTTGTCTTAGTGCTTGTGAAGATAGTCAGACAGCTGCTGATAGCTCA GGAATGAATGGTGTTCTGACTTATCttttcacaaaaacaatcaGAGAATACCCTGGAATAACTTATGGGGGTCTCCTAGAAAAGATGCATGAcgaaattaaaaagattaaccGAAGCAGATGCAATAACCGCATATTGCAACATATCTTCAATCGTAGAATTGCACAG GATCCTCTTTTATCATCATCAGAGAAATTTGATGTTTCTACGACAATGTTCAAATTGTGA
- the LOC100796640 gene encoding metacaspase-1 isoform X3: protein MEATSKCRGYKKGVLFPTSTSMHGCYASKNISISQPNGEAKAICMGCKEECHCLMPSRTTLHRCSVCLKVSNSTLGPHGLKKECAICRPVKKIGAKLLKLGDLGSSKKNGNLLSGSLLPPSMPSSSLALPSTSRYNKRAVLCGVSYRKRKFRLKGTINDISNMKELLIKNFKFPKECIRVLTEQEQNANLIPTKHNILESLNWLVKDCQAGDSLLFYFSGHGLQQPDFKEDEIDGFDETLCPVDFLREGMIIDNEINSTIVWPLKEGVTLHAIVDACHSGTILDLLFVYKHESGIWEDNKPPSKEPIRKHTSGGMAICLSACEDSQTAADSSRIPWNNLWGSPRKDA from the exons ATGGAAGCTACATCTAAATGCAGAGGTTACAAAAAGGGTGTTTTATTTCCCACAAGCACTTCTATGCATGGTTGCTATGCCTCCAAAAATATCTCTATTTCTCAGCCAAATGGAGAAGCAAAAGCTATCTGCATGGGTTGCAAAGAAGAGTGTCACTGTTTAATGCCCTCAAGAACAACCTTACACCGTTGTTCTGTGTGCCTAAAGGTTAGCAATTCAACTTTGGGACCACATGGTTTAAAGAAAGAATGTGCAATATGCCGTCCAGTGAAGAAAATTGGAGCCAAATTGTTGAAACTTGGAGATCTAGGAAGttcaaagaaaaatggaaatttgCTGAGTGGGTCATTATTACCTCCTTCAATGCCCTCTTCTTCCTTAGCCTTGCCTAGCACTAGCAGATATAATAAACGTGCGGTTCTCTGTGGAGTTTCTTACAGAAAAAGGAAATTCAGACTCAAAGGAACCATTAATGACATTAGTAACATGAAGGAACTGCTTATCAAGAATTTTAAGTTTCCAAAGGAGTGCATACGTGTCCTCACAG AACAAGAGCAGAATGCCAATTTAATACCAACGAAACACAACATATTGGAGTCCTTAAACTGGCTTGTGAAGGACTGTCAGGCAGGAGATTCATTGCTCTTTTACTTCTCGGGACACGGTTTGCAACAACCAGATTTCAAAGAAGATGAAATCGATGGGTTTGATGAGACTCTTTGTCCTGTTGATTTTTTGAGGGAAGGAATGATCATTGACAATGAAATAAATTCTACCATAGTTTGGCCACTAAAGGAAGGTGTCACACTTCATGCTATTGTTGATGCTTGTCATAGTGGAACAATTCTTgatcttttgtttgtttataaaCATGAAAG TGGCATTTGGGAGGATAACAAGCCCCCTTCAAAAGAACCCATCAGAAAACATACAAGTGGAGGAATGGCAATTTGTCTTAGTGCTTGTGAAGATAGTCAGACAGCTGCTGATAGCTCA AGAATACCCTGGAATAACTTATGGGGGTCTCCTAGAAAAGATGCATGA